The following are encoded together in the Parabacteroides chongii genome:
- a CDS encoding SufE family protein: protein MTINELQDNVIEEFSAFDDWMDKYALLIDLGNSLPPLEEKYKTESNLIEGCQSRVWLQADYEDGKILFKGESDAVIVKGIVSLLINIISGHTPQEILDTDLYFIEKIGLKEHLSPTRSNGLVAMVKQMRMYALAFRTKEQG, encoded by the coding sequence ATGACTATCAACGAACTTCAGGACAATGTTATTGAAGAGTTCTCAGCCTTCGACGACTGGATGGACAAGTATGCGTTGCTGATCGATTTAGGCAACTCACTTCCCCCGCTGGAAGAAAAGTATAAAACAGAAAGTAACCTGATCGAAGGTTGCCAGAGCCGCGTGTGGTTACAGGCGGATTATGAAGACGGTAAGATACTGTTCAAAGGTGAAAGTGATGCCGTGATTGTGAAAGGTATCGTTTCGTTACTGATCAACATCATATCCGGACATACACCGCAGGAGATACTGGATACCGACCTCTATTTCATAGAAAAGATCGGTCTGAAAGAACATCTTTCCCCTACCCGTTCCAACGGGCTGGTAGCTATGGTCAAACAGATGCGTATGTACGCACTGGCTTTCCGGACAAAAGAACAAGGATAA
- a CDS encoding M20 family metallopeptidase — translation MMHILYIALLACSLAACSQAKNQQKENTTVSQAVPQTNTPTFDADSAYTYVENQVKFGPRVPNTPAHKDCGNYLASELRRFGAKVYEQEATLTAYDNTGLEAKNIIGSYNPDNDKRILLFAHWDSRPYSDHDPDPANHRKAIDGADDGASGVGALLEIARQIGQKDPGVGIDIIFFDAEDYGTPEFVDDYKTDTWCLGTQFWAKNPHVPNYRADFGILLDMVGAKDATFFKEGTSLKKAPNIVDMVWRTARDLGYGKFFINATGGYITDDHQYVIEGRNIPCIDIINYDPDNDHGFGWYWHTQKDNMDNIDRETLKAVGQTVLEVIYNRQKK, via the coding sequence ATGATGCACATTCTGTATATTGCCCTGCTGGCATGTTCATTAGCAGCATGCAGCCAGGCCAAAAACCAACAAAAAGAGAATACAACGGTGAGCCAGGCAGTACCTCAAACAAATACGCCGACATTCGATGCCGACAGTGCCTATACATATGTAGAAAACCAGGTCAAATTCGGTCCGCGTGTACCTAATACCCCGGCCCATAAAGACTGTGGCAATTACCTGGCGTCCGAGCTGAGACGTTTCGGTGCAAAAGTATACGAACAGGAAGCCACCCTTACAGCTTATGACAATACAGGACTGGAAGCAAAAAATATTATCGGTTCTTATAATCCGGACAACGACAAACGCATCCTGCTATTCGCCCACTGGGATTCACGTCCTTATTCCGACCATGATCCCGATCCGGCAAATCATCGCAAAGCGATCGACGGTGCCGACGACGGTGCCAGCGGTGTAGGTGCCTTGCTGGAAATAGCCCGCCAGATCGGACAGAAAGATCCGGGAGTGGGTATCGACATCATCTTCTTCGATGCTGAAGATTACGGAACACCGGAGTTTGTCGATGACTACAAAACCGATACCTGGTGCCTGGGGACCCAGTTTTGGGCAAAGAACCCGCATGTGCCGAACTATCGTGCCGACTTCGGTATCCTGCTGGATATGGTCGGAGCCAAAGATGCCACCTTCTTCAAGGAAGGAACTTCTTTAAAAAAGGCTCCCAATATTGTTGATATGGTTTGGAGAACAGCACGCGACCTCGGTTACGGCAAATTCTTTATCAACGCAACGGGAGGCTACATTACCGACGATCATCAATATGTGATCGAAGGCCGTAACATTCCTTGCATCGACATCATCAACTACGATCCGGACAACGACCACGGCTTCGGCTGGTACTGGCACACACAAAAAGACAATATGGACAATATCGACCGTGAAACCCTCAAAGCCGTAGGGCAAACGGTCCTGGAAGTAATATATAACCGACAAAAGAAATAA
- a CDS encoding gamma-glutamyl-gamma-aminobutyrate hydrolase family protein — MLVRRPSLEALFREVDNFSPKKEKLQPPRIGISSNRKDGLSCIAETYVQSVLMAGGAPVLIPVITDLEALTAIVSSLDGLLMSGGGDLNPLYIGEEPIPQLQDVDTFRDEFDLILLRLATNRQLPVMGICRGHQLINVTFGGSVYQDIYSQHAGGVFKHSQAMPREQASHSVRITDSSSRLFEILRKEPDVLVNSVHHQAVKEVAPEFRETAVAPDGINEAMEHPEKEIFSIQWHPEAMASNGDELMLELFRHHVEAARLFKEAKRIHSRNVILDSHTDTPMIFPDQFNIGQKEGGKVNLPLMEEGMVDAAIMVAYIPQGKRDDESLQQATDFAMNRLNEIHRQMEINRGRMNIAHTPQEVWVTKEAGKKAIMLGVENGYAIGKDIRNIARFKELGVSYITLCHNGSNDICDSARGEAEWGGLSPFGKEVVAEMNRLGIMVDVSHAAESTFYDALEVSALPIIASHSSARALCNHPRNLTDEQLKALAAKQGVVQVCLYKGFINEDAEKASLTDAVRHINHIVDLIGINHVGIGSDFDGDGELIGCRASNELINITVRLLKDGYSENDIAKIWGGNLLRVMSRVQSAYNG; from the coding sequence ATGCTAGTCCGTCGTCCGAGTTTAGAAGCCCTGTTCAGGGAAGTTGACAATTTCAGTCCTAAGAAAGAAAAACTTCAGCCTCCCCGTATAGGAATATCTTCAAACCGGAAAGACGGACTTTCCTGTATAGCGGAGACTTATGTCCAGTCCGTTCTGATGGCTGGAGGTGCACCGGTACTGATCCCGGTTATCACCGACCTGGAAGCCCTTACAGCGATCGTTTCCAGTCTGGATGGGTTACTGATGAGCGGAGGAGGAGATCTCAACCCGCTTTATATCGGGGAAGAGCCGATACCGCAGTTACAGGATGTGGATACCTTCCGCGATGAGTTCGACCTGATCCTGCTCCGATTGGCAACCAACCGTCAGCTACCTGTTATGGGTATCTGTCGCGGACATCAGCTTATCAATGTAACTTTCGGCGGCTCTGTCTACCAGGATATTTATTCGCAACATGCAGGTGGCGTGTTCAAACATAGCCAGGCAATGCCCCGCGAACAAGCTTCACATTCCGTCCGTATCACCGATAGCTCTTCCCGTCTTTTCGAAATATTGAGAAAGGAACCGGATGTACTGGTCAATTCCGTACACCACCAGGCGGTAAAAGAGGTTGCTCCCGAATTCAGGGAAACAGCCGTTGCTCCCGATGGTATCAACGAAGCGATGGAGCATCCCGAGAAAGAGATATTCAGTATCCAATGGCATCCCGAAGCAATGGCATCCAACGGTGACGAACTGATGCTCGAATTATTCAGGCATCATGTAGAAGCAGCACGCCTGTTTAAAGAGGCTAAACGTATCCACAGCCGGAATGTCATACTCGATTCCCATACCGACACCCCGATGATCTTTCCCGACCAGTTCAATATCGGTCAGAAAGAGGGCGGTAAAGTGAATCTTCCGCTTATGGAGGAAGGCATGGTAGATGCAGCCATCATGGTTGCCTATATCCCGCAAGGGAAACGGGACGACGAGTCATTGCAGCAAGCTACGGATTTCGCCATGAACCGCTTGAACGAGATCCATCGCCAAATGGAAATAAATCGCGGCAGAATGAATATCGCACACACTCCACAGGAAGTATGGGTAACAAAAGAGGCCGGGAAAAAAGCGATCATGCTGGGAGTGGAAAACGGATATGCCATCGGTAAAGACATCCGGAATATAGCCCGCTTCAAAGAACTGGGTGTCAGCTATATCACACTCTGTCACAATGGAAGTAACGATATTTGCGACTCCGCCCGCGGAGAAGCCGAATGGGGCGGTCTTAGTCCTTTCGGGAAAGAAGTGGTTGCAGAAATGAACCGACTGGGCATTATGGTGGATGTATCGCACGCTGCAGAAAGTACGTTCTACGACGCACTGGAAGTTAGCGCACTGCCGATCATTGCCTCACATTCTTCAGCGCGTGCTTTATGCAACCATCCGCGTAACCTGACCGACGAACAGCTGAAAGCACTGGCCGCCAAACAGGGAGTCGTACAGGTTTGCCTGTATAAAGGATTTATCAACGAAGATGCCGAAAAAGCATCGCTTACCGATGCCGTCCGCCACATCAATCACATAGTGGATCTGATCGGCATCAATCATGTAGGCATCGGTTCCGACTTCGACGGCGACGGTGAACTGATCGGGTGCCGGGCAAGTAATGAACTGATCAACATCACCGTACGTCTTTTGAAAGACGGATATAGTGAGAACGATATTGCAAAGATATGGGGAGGCAATCTGCTGCGTGTCATGTCACGTGTGCAGTCAGCCTATAACGGATAA
- the gyrB gene encoding DNA topoisomerase (ATP-hydrolyzing) subunit B, which translates to MSEEMKNTSGEYSADSIQVLEGLEAVRKRPSMYIGDTSEKGLHHLVYEVVDNSIDEALAGFCSQIDVVINEDNSITVSDDGRGIPVDFHEKEGKSALEVVLTVLHAGGKFDKGTYKVSGGLHGVGVSCVNALSTYLKAEVRRDGKVHMQEFSCGKPLHGVEVTGQTETTGTTISFKPDGSIFTVTEYKYDILATRLRELAFLNAGISLTLTDKRVIKEDGTFKSELFRSEEGLKEFVRYVDRSKESLIPDVIHIVTEKQGIPVEVAMTYNTSFNESVFSYVNDINTIEGGTHLAGFRRGLTRTLKKYAEDSKLLEKAKVEIQGDDFREGLTAVISIKVAEPQFEGQTKTKLGNSEVTGAVDQAIGEALSYYLEEHPKEAKIIVEKVVLAAQARQAARKARELVQRKSPMTGGGLPGKLADCSSKDASICELFLVEGDSAGGTAKQGRDRVFQAILPLRGKILNVEKAMDHKVFESEEIQNIFRAMGVTIGTEEDPKELNLSKLRYHKVIIMTDADVDGSHIATLILTFFFRRMRALIENGYVYLATPPLYLCKKGKVEEYCWTEQQRQAFIDKFGGGNENQIHTQRYKGLGEMNDHQLWDTTMNPENRTLKQITIDSAAEADQIFSMLMGEDVGPRREFIEENATYANIDA; encoded by the coding sequence ATGAGTGAAGAAATGAAGAATACTTCCGGGGAATACTCTGCGGACAGTATTCAGGTACTTGAAGGGTTAGAAGCAGTACGTAAAAGGCCATCCATGTACATTGGTGACACCAGTGAAAAAGGTCTCCATCATCTCGTATACGAAGTTGTCGACAACTCGATAGATGAAGCGTTAGCCGGATTTTGTTCCCAGATCGATGTGGTAATTAACGAAGACAATTCGATCACAGTATCGGACGACGGTCGCGGTATCCCAGTAGATTTTCATGAGAAAGAAGGTAAATCAGCTCTGGAAGTAGTTTTAACCGTTCTACATGCTGGTGGTAAATTCGATAAAGGGACCTACAAAGTATCCGGTGGTCTGCACGGTGTGGGTGTTTCCTGTGTGAACGCGCTATCCACCTATTTAAAAGCAGAGGTACGCCGTGACGGGAAAGTACACATGCAGGAATTCTCTTGCGGTAAACCGTTACATGGCGTGGAAGTGACCGGACAAACAGAAACAACTGGTACAACTATCTCCTTCAAACCGGACGGCAGTATCTTTACAGTTACAGAATACAAATACGATATATTGGCTACTCGTCTGCGCGAACTAGCTTTTCTGAATGCCGGTATTAGCTTAACACTGACAGACAAACGCGTAATCAAAGAAGACGGAACCTTTAAATCGGAACTATTCCGTTCTGAAGAAGGCCTGAAAGAATTTGTTCGCTACGTAGACCGTTCCAAAGAATCCCTGATCCCCGATGTGATCCATATCGTAACGGAGAAACAGGGTATTCCCGTAGAAGTAGCTATGACATACAACACTTCTTTCAACGAAAGCGTGTTCTCGTATGTAAATGATATCAACACAATCGAAGGTGGTACGCACCTGGCTGGTTTCCGCCGTGGTCTGACACGTACACTGAAGAAATATGCAGAAGACTCCAAACTACTGGAAAAGGCAAAAGTAGAGATCCAGGGCGATGACTTCCGTGAAGGTCTGACAGCCGTTATCTCTATTAAGGTTGCTGAGCCACAGTTTGAAGGACAGACCAAGACGAAGCTGGGTAACAGTGAAGTGACAGGTGCTGTAGATCAGGCAATCGGTGAAGCTCTTAGTTATTATCTGGAAGAACATCCGAAAGAAGCGAAGATTATCGTTGAAAAAGTTGTCCTGGCTGCCCAGGCACGTCAGGCTGCCCGTAAAGCACGCGAACTGGTTCAGCGTAAATCGCCGATGACCGGTGGCGGACTTCCCGGCAAGCTGGCAGACTGTTCTTCCAAAGACGCTTCTATCTGTGAGTTATTCCTGGTCGAAGGGGACTCTGCAGGCGGTACGGCTAAACAGGGCCGCGACCGTGTGTTCCAGGCTATCCTGCCGCTCCGCGGTAAGATCCTGAACGTAGAGAAAGCGATGGACCATAAAGTGTTCGAAAGTGAAGAAATCCAAAACATCTTCCGTGCTATGGGTGTTACTATCGGTACAGAGGAAGATCCGAAAGAATTGAACCTGAGCAAGCTCCGTTACCACAAGGTGATCATCATGACCGATGCCGACGTGGACGGAAGCCACATTGCCACTTTGATCCTTACGTTCTTCTTCCGCAGAATGCGCGCCCTGATCGAGAACGGATATGTATACCTGGCTACTCCTCCCCTTTACCTGTGTAAGAAAGGTAAAGTCGAAGAATACTGCTGGACAGAACAACAACGTCAGGCATTCATCGACAAGTTTGGTGGAGGTAATGAAAACCAAATACACACGCAACGATACAAAGGTTTGGGAGAAATGAACGACCACCAGCTGTGGGATACGACCATGAATCCAGAAAACCGTACGTTGAAACAGATCACGATCGACAGCGCAGCAGAAGCTGACCAGATATTCTCCATGTTGATGGGTGAAGACGTAGGTCCGCGCCGCGAATTCATCGAGGAGAATGCTACATACGCAAATATTGACGCTTAA
- the rpsT gene encoding 30S ribosomal protein S20 — protein MANHKSSIKRIRQTSARRLRNRYHAKTARNAMRVLRATEDKNEAQVLLPKVCSMLDKLAKKNVIHKNKAGNLKSKLTKHVNKLA, from the coding sequence ATGGCAAATCACAAGTCATCTATCAAGAGAATCAGACAGACGAGCGCAAGACGTCTACGCAACAGATATCATGCAAAAACTGCAAGAAATGCAATGCGTGTACTGCGTGCAACTGAAGACAAGAATGAAGCTCAGGTATTATTACCTAAGGTGTGCTCTATGCTGGATAAGCTTGCTAAGAAAAACGTTATTCACAAGAATAAAGCTGGCAATCTGAAATCCAAGTTGACAAAGCACGTTAACAAACTTGCATAA
- a CDS encoding DUF2721 domain-containing protein produces the protein MLDLTTPSLLFSAISLILLAYTNRFLSYASVVRTLKEKHQQTHDPKDIAQIANLRKRLYLTRSMQILGILSLLLCVISMFFIYISWQIIAAWIFGIALLLLAASLCVCIWEINISVKALEIHLQDISSK, from the coding sequence ATGTTAGATCTTACTACCCCGTCGCTTTTATTTTCAGCCATATCACTGATACTATTGGCCTATACCAACCGTTTCCTTTCATACGCCAGCGTAGTCCGCACGTTAAAGGAAAAGCACCAGCAGACACACGATCCGAAGGATATCGCCCAGATCGCGAACCTTCGCAAACGGCTTTATCTGACCCGTTCGATGCAGATACTCGGCATACTCAGTCTGCTGCTATGCGTGATTTCCATGTTCTTCATTTATATTTCATGGCAAATCATCGCCGCCTGGATATTCGGTATCGCTCTGCTGCTCCTGGCGGCTTCCCTATGCGTATGTATCTGGGAAATAAACATTTCCGTCAAGGCTTTAGAAATACATTTACAGGACATAAGTTCTAAATAG
- the recO gene encoding DNA repair protein RecO — protein MLCKTRGIVLHAIPYNDKYSIIYMYTEAFGRASYLVARSRGKKSTVSKALFMPLSVLEMEVEHLNKRDLHRIRETKLCYPLTEVFCNPVKNVLALFLAEVLFRVVKDTEPDQRLFDYLYESIRLLEYADKGVANFHLVFLLRLLHYLGIYPNADSYSAGCYFDMQNGVFVDRVPMHRHYLTREESLFFARLLKISFENMSLYSFSRQDRVGVINRIVEYYRLHLPEFPEIKSLSVMQSLFD, from the coding sequence ATGCTATGTAAAACGCGCGGGATCGTCCTGCATGCTATTCCATACAACGATAAGTACTCTATTATATATATGTACACGGAGGCGTTCGGACGTGCTTCTTATCTGGTTGCACGCAGCCGGGGAAAGAAGTCGACCGTTTCCAAGGCATTGTTCATGCCTTTGTCCGTACTGGAGATGGAGGTGGAACATCTGAATAAACGTGACTTGCACAGGATACGTGAAACGAAACTCTGTTATCCGCTGACCGAAGTGTTCTGTAATCCGGTGAAGAATGTACTGGCTCTTTTCCTGGCGGAGGTATTGTTTCGGGTCGTAAAGGATACGGAGCCGGATCAGCGGCTTTTCGATTATTTATATGAGTCGATCCGTTTGCTGGAGTATGCCGACAAAGGGGTGGCGAATTTCCATCTGGTCTTTCTGCTTCGCCTGCTACATTACCTGGGTATTTATCCGAATGCCGATTCTTATTCGGCCGGTTGCTATTTCGATATGCAGAACGGTGTCTTTGTGGACCGTGTCCCTATGCACCGGCATTATCTGACTCGTGAAGAGAGCCTCTTTTTTGCCCGGTTGCTGAAAATAAGCTTTGAGAATATGTCGCTTTATTCATTTTCCCGTCAGGACAGGGTAGGAGTAATCAACCGTATTGTTGAATATTACCGCCTGCATCTGCCGGAGTTTCCTGAAATAAAATCCCTGTCGGTGATGCAAAGTCTTTTTGATTGA
- a CDS encoding fimbrial protein, with product MKRNKNYIILCLSMFALLLSSCSQEEMEGKPYTDSGKIAIRLSLSHPGITRAGTETGEDDLNENLVKTLDVFIYGEEENACSFYQHIDLASGTAVSGEYLVTLSAMQEQFNRNKAYETYVVANYSQNIPANGFTRTELQAQAVSSLDPDKKQDSFMMDGTSAQILNDGVIVNKEISVPLKRAAAKIRVSTAYTNGFTASSAGTISKKLYKYATNASVVESGGPVVPELQNMAGFTDISNGMGSDKIIVYSYPNDWSLDQLNETYLIVNIPATGPDGKEHTQNYYKVPVNFRLPSDDTANPSEEQEAERNALYKLERNRLYDITILVDQPGAETPESAKEIKANYTIKDWTTKEVLVSVEGFNFIYVEQTTISLPNRTSFTTTFQSSTPDVEITDITVNGTSITNGTNGVDITCSQGVKSGNIVVNSTLPENFVAKEIVFTVKNGVSLTEQVTVTQYPAVYLSSDISAETPGGSQGQNNKKMYVIGSFVADFSSLPDPDEFNEDFGSGYTHYAANPALGRSYAEYIRNNAVLGYPLRDAGNETIDTEENNRRISPRVMLASQFGVTTSDSYLNSRNKCSTYVERDETTGETYSDWRMPTLAEVYLIDVLQNIKAAEVKKILEGSWYWSARASATVQFMDPRVGGGNGFNPLRSSVRCVRDVK from the coding sequence ATGAAACGAAATAAGAATTATATCATACTGTGCTTATCGATGTTTGCTTTGTTACTCTCGTCCTGCAGTCAGGAAGAGATGGAAGGTAAGCCTTACACGGATTCCGGCAAAATAGCGATCCGGCTATCGCTGTCGCATCCCGGCATAACAAGAGCGGGTACGGAAACAGGCGAAGATGACCTGAATGAAAACCTGGTAAAGACACTGGACGTTTTCATCTACGGGGAAGAAGAGAATGCCTGCTCTTTCTATCAACATATCGACTTGGCTTCCGGAACAGCGGTAAGCGGGGAATACCTCGTCACCTTGAGTGCTATGCAGGAGCAGTTCAACCGGAATAAAGCATACGAAACATATGTTGTGGCAAATTATTCACAAAACATTCCGGCCAACGGCTTTACACGTACCGAATTGCAGGCACAGGCCGTTTCATCCCTGGATCCCGATAAAAAACAGGATAGTTTTATGATGGACGGAACTTCCGCTCAGATACTGAATGACGGTGTGATAGTGAACAAGGAAATCAGTGTACCCTTAAAAAGGGCCGCTGCTAAAATACGGGTATCGACAGCTTATACAAATGGTTTTACAGCTTCCTCAGCCGGAACTATCAGCAAGAAACTATATAAGTATGCAACCAACGCTTCCGTAGTGGAAAGTGGTGGACCTGTCGTTCCTGAACTACAGAACATGGCTGGTTTTACAGACATCTCCAATGGAATGGGATCGGACAAAATCATTGTCTATTCCTATCCGAACGACTGGAGCCTTGATCAGCTGAATGAAACCTACCTGATCGTGAATATTCCGGCAACCGGTCCCGATGGAAAAGAGCACACACAGAACTATTATAAAGTACCTGTGAATTTTCGTCTCCCGTCCGACGACACGGCAAACCCGTCCGAAGAACAGGAAGCCGAGCGTAATGCCCTATACAAACTGGAACGTAACCGTCTATATGACATCACAATCCTGGTTGACCAGCCGGGAGCAGAAACCCCGGAATCGGCCAAAGAAATCAAAGCCAACTATACGATCAAAGACTGGACTACCAAAGAAGTTTTAGTTTCAGTAGAAGGATTCAACTTCATATACGTAGAACAGACAACCATATCGTTGCCGAACCGGACCAGTTTTACAACGACATTCCAGTCTTCTACCCCGGATGTTGAAATAACCGACATCACCGTTAACGGAACAAGTATAACAAACGGGACTAACGGAGTGGATATTACCTGTTCACAAGGAGTTAAGTCAGGAAACATTGTTGTAAACAGTACGCTTCCGGAAAACTTTGTGGCTAAAGAGATTGTATTCACGGTAAAGAACGGAGTTAGTCTGACAGAACAAGTCACAGTTACACAATATCCGGCTGTATACCTTAGCTCCGATATCTCAGCAGAGACACCGGGCGGCAGCCAGGGACAGAATAACAAGAAGATGTATGTGATCGGTTCTTTTGTCGCCGACTTCTCATCGTTGCCCGATCCTGATGAATTTAATGAAGATTTCGGCAGCGGCTATACGCATTATGCAGCCAATCCCGCACTGGGACGATCGTATGCCGAATACATTAGAAACAATGCAGTCCTGGGTTATCCCCTGAGAGATGCCGGCAATGAAACCATCGACACCGAAGAGAACAACCGGCGTATCTCTCCCCGCGTGATGCTGGCTTCGCAGTTTGGCGTGACGACATCGGACAGTTATCTGAATTCCAGAAACAAATGTTCGACCTATGTTGAAAGGGATGAAACGACCGGTGAAACTTATTCGGACTGGCGTATGCCGACACTGGCTGAAGTATATCTGATCGATGTACTCCAAAACATCAAGGCCGCCGAAGTAAAAAAAATCCTGGAAGGGAGCTGGTATTGGAGTGCCAGAGCCAGTGCGACCGTACAATTCATGGATCCCCGTGTCGGAGGCGGCAACGGTTTCAACCCGTTACGTTCTTCTGTACGTTGTGTGAGAGATGTCAAATAA
- a CDS encoding DUF4906 domain-containing protein, with protein MKIKNKYIAAISLFIVVLLVASCSEDQDTDPTAAKMDARLNITISTRATADNLTKGGDGKFSSLALYVFNKADGSCEYAELIPVITPQYTDELLRSVQVSPQTKIIYAIGNYNDPDKIFFNSSDAKVTLEDQGKPTLQYLEGLTISNQDGFSDTNILMVGKQETPIEDFLTEVTVPMQRLVSRLDIYMFKNTKYKDSEVVVNSIELVNQVTNTRSKYQNTVMVSPVEKRDERQAFSTANSLIRVPEDLSVITPDNAMVSFYSYQNIAGPSAPDSQVTPYLRISVTIDGQPYKYKAYITDNGQTDSKYSLKRNTVYTVMGIIDHPDNILELKTITLPWTKSVSEIGHVVKEGDYELTANNTDATNGIVQYPYVQNGEPQNKTSYVSYNFRLTGPAGAIWTATLTNGLEFTFGKVGSTADKLAISKGIAGDNTYEIKVGATKPWGGTQRIVRLYITVGGEKLKINPVQSNGSRNFPGDNDTDILITQTEYK; from the coding sequence ATGAAAATCAAGAATAAATATATAGCGGCAATAAGTCTTTTCATTGTCGTCCTGCTGGTGGCATCCTGTAGTGAAGACCAGGATACGGATCCAACCGCGGCGAAAATGGATGCCCGACTAAACATAACCATCTCCACCCGCGCTACGGCAGACAACCTGACAAAAGGAGGTGACGGTAAATTTTCGAGCCTGGCACTCTACGTATTCAATAAAGCGGATGGTAGTTGCGAATATGCTGAGTTGATTCCGGTCATAACACCACAATATACGGACGAACTGCTCCGGTCTGTCCAGGTTTCCCCGCAAACAAAAATAATTTATGCAATAGGAAATTATAACGATCCGGATAAGATCTTTTTCAATTCGTCAGATGCTAAAGTCACTTTAGAAGACCAGGGAAAGCCTACTTTGCAATATCTGGAGGGGTTGACCATTTCAAATCAGGACGGCTTCAGTGATACCAATATCTTGATGGTCGGCAAACAGGAAACACCGATAGAAGATTTCCTGACGGAGGTAACCGTACCGATGCAACGGTTGGTTTCACGCCTGGACATTTATATGTTCAAAAATACGAAGTATAAGGATAGTGAAGTAGTCGTGAACTCAATCGAGCTGGTGAACCAGGTTACTAATACACGCAGTAAATATCAGAACACGGTCATGGTTTCACCTGTTGAAAAAAGAGATGAAAGACAAGCGTTCAGTACCGCAAATTCACTGATACGCGTTCCTGAAGACCTTTCCGTGATTACCCCGGATAATGCGATGGTCTCTTTTTACAGCTATCAGAATATTGCCGGTCCGTCGGCTCCCGATTCGCAGGTCACACCTTATCTGAGAATCTCGGTAACGATAGACGGACAGCCTTACAAATATAAAGCCTATATAACCGACAACGGGCAGACGGATAGCAAATACAGTCTGAAGCGGAACACGGTATATACAGTTATGGGCATCATCGACCATCCGGATAATATCCTGGAACTTAAAACGATCACACTCCCCTGGACCAAATCCGTATCGGAGATCGGTCATGTGGTAAAGGAGGGAGATTATGAGCTCACAGCTAACAATACCGATGCCACTAACGGCATCGTACAATATCCGTATGTGCAAAACGGCGAACCGCAAAACAAGACATCTTATGTCAGTTACAACTTTCGCCTGACAGGTCCGGCCGGGGCCATCTGGACAGCGACATTAACAAACGGACTTGAATTTACCTTCGGGAAAGTAGGCTCGACCGCGGATAAACTGGCTATTTCAAAAGGTATTGCAGGAGATAATACTTACGAAATAAAGGTCGGAGCAACAAAACCCTGGGGAGGTACCCAGAGGATAGTCCGATTGTATATCACCGTCGGAGGAGAAAAACTGAAGATCAATCCGGTACAGAGCAACGGATCACGGAACTTTCCGGGTGACAATGACACAGATATTCTGATCACACAAACAGAATATAAATAA